A region of the Aphelocoma coerulescens isolate FSJ_1873_10779 chromosome 1, UR_Acoe_1.0, whole genome shotgun sequence genome:
CAATGGAGGGGGCTTATGGGCAGTGTAGGTACATCATGAATGAATAAAGTATTTTTACTTATCATCACATTGCCTTGACAGTGATAAAGTAACTTAGTGCTAAGATCTGTATTACATATGCCTACTTGCAATCACTAAAGCTGCAAATGCAAGTTAACAAGTAGCCTAAATATCTTTTCTCCCAACAGAAACCAAATAAACAAGCCCAGCAAACAAAGAGCCAGCAAACCACAAGAGCTGATACCCAGAAATTAACTAGTGGCCAGCTAACACTTAACACACAGGTATATAAAACTAATAAATTTGTGCATTTTTCTGCATTCTCAGtgtttttccttcagcttttcTAATGCAACTTCAAAACTCTGCCTCCTACTACTGACCACCCGGTCTCCACAAAAATGCCAAAATCCTGGATGATTATTCATACAGGACCAACTGTCTAGCCTGTTCCATCACCCTGCTCTATTTAGCTGCCAGGAAACCACAAATAAAATTGTGACTCCCCACCCTAAGTGACATCTTCAGAGTATATGAAAATCCTCAAAGCTTCATGGCTTTATCTGATTATAGATTTGGAGTCAATAACTCATTAAAGTCCTGAAGAAAACTGCTTGCCCCAGCGAAGGGGCTGTGCCAATGCCAATTCTGATCTAGGGACACACAGAATGTCTTAACCACTGAGTCTCCTCTGTGCTGTCCTTCCTTGCAGGTACCTGCTGATAGCCTCTTGTCAAATGGTTCAGGTAAGGCTGGTAAGTTGTCTGCTCTCAGAGGTGTAGAGGAAGACATTGCCCTTATTTAAGGCATTTGCCAGCCACACCTGAGGACCTGCTTGCAGGCTCCCAATTTGCGTAGTGGAAGAGCTTTCTCTGTAGGTCAGCACTGTGGCTGTGAGGGCACAGGCTACCTATTATGCTCCAGGATTTCATCCCAGCTTTGTGTACATAGATTGTCTTTGAGTAAGCTAATATCCCATTGCATTTTAGAGAACTTAAATCTTGTTACACTGGACAACTGAGGGCTTCATTATTCTGATAAAGCCTAGTGGGTGGCATTTTGTGCTTAGGTAAAATAAATGTGTTAGTATTGTGTACAGTCTTTATTTTTAACTACAGCAaatgtgggttttggttttgataAGAAGTAGAAATACTGTTTACATTGACAATCTAATTAAAGTCAGTCACACTCAGTTAAATGCAACTGTCTGGTAGGAAAGCAGTGCTGATACTGGCTTTGCTTCCCttcaatgtcttttttttgtttccattctCCTTGTTTCAATCATTCCAGCACCCTTGAGCATCAGACTTCTGTGACCTGTGGTCCTGTAGTTCAACGGACGTACTTGCAAAACAAACTGCCTTCAAAAATTGGACATCAGGGATTTTCTTAGAGTTCATATTTGATATCCAAATATCGTATGTGGGCATCCCCCTTCAACACCCATACCCACAGAGGTCTCTCATCACTGTCACTGGAGGTTCCTCAACACTGTGGTAACACAGATAATGAGAACACTCTTAACTTTGCTGATTATGACATAAATTGATAGCTTTAGGGGCCATCAGTAGCAAAGTGGACAGGGTTAAACATGCACAATTAAACATTCACATGAACTTCCTTTGATAAGACAAGATGGAGCACAATAGTGCAACATTCATTTGCTGCATGTCTCCAGCTTCTTTTGCAGTCACTCCTTCTTTTGCACTTAgacaatatttatatatatatatatgtattagcTGTTACCTAATAGCATGCCATTCATCCAAAATGTTTCTGCTTCCCAGTCACTGGTGTAGTTAACTACGTTGCAGTATGGTACTAGCCTCCCCAGTCTGACCCGGAAAGAATAGCACTTCCTTGGATCAAAGCCTTGCTCAGCAACACTGCAGCACTTAGAAGTTCTGGACTGAGAAAGAAGGTGTATTGTTAATTCTGGTTTTCAAGACAATGCTTCAAAATGCTGCACTCAGTCATGATCACAACTAGGACAAGGGATAGGTCAATGCCAAATCTCAGAACTGAATGTTAACTTCTCTGAGTTCTGAAGAATTCTGTTTCTTGATTGACTTTTGACTATTCGTATCCATTTGTCACTGTATGGTATTGAGTTGAAGGTCATAGCCATCATTGCATAGTGCACTATGTTACAATTGCATATTTACAATATATAAAGACACTCCAATCCacaaaatatttacatattatatttgagaaaggaaaagtttAAGTTAATTAAATAACATTTGGAAATACTTTACAGCTaattttagaagaaataaaaatcctgtgtaatttcttcctttttcatacTATCTCattagtttttcttctttttctctcttccctaatctgctttctgcttctttctttccaaactcGTTTATTCTGAATGTATGACTTTTCCCTTAGATTGCCCTCAGCTCTTTGCATGGCAACTGCCTATAACTTGTAAAGTAAATTATTTCTGGCATGGAGAAATCCAGGGTCCTAAAAATCTGGATGTTTTCTGCTACCAGctatatttgaaaatatattgGAAACAACAGTATTTTATATTCTGGATTTACTACTTCCAACTCCTTCTAGTGTTGATTAAAAATGTGACATAAAGCTCACTTGCCACTCTTTGTCAAACTTGCTCTTGTATTGAAGCTCGAGTCTCAAGCACCTTGCAGCTCTCTCTGGTTTGTTACAGCTTACAGTAACAGTGTCCTCTTTCCAGAAGAAGGTCACATTTTCTGGTCGATTTGGCTTTActaagaagaagagaaaaaactttGCTATAGCTTCTTAAAAAGCACTTtacagttaaaatattttttgttcctTCCTTGGCTCAATATTTCACTGAGTAGTAAGTGAAGAAGGTGGACTTTCTTCTTGGAGGTTTTGCTTCTGCAGCTGACCTCCCTATTAAACATCAAAATGGAGCTTGACACCATGACACTGGTCACCATTTGAGGTGCCACATTCAAAGGCAGTAACTGTCTCATGTCAGTAACCTGTTGTAACTACTTAAGGAAGGGCTTCCGTCTCCTCATACTCCCTGCAAtccagacaaagaaaaaaagcttcctCATTGGAAATCTAGTGACAAATTCAGTACCATAAAACCTCCAAGACAGacttgtgcagctgctggaggctatGCAGGATATGGTGGGGCATCTACAAAAGCACTGGGTTCCTGCCTACACACAATTGTATCTGCCCCTCACCATTTTCAGAGGGTCTgaagacaactctatggtttgaCCCATGCAGCTGGTAAGTCTTCAGCAGTGGGAAATAAAGGGATGAAAAGAGTGCTACTTGCTTTGTTAACCCTTTAGTTGTCTTTTTGTATTGTGAAAATTCTGCCTTCCTAATTTAAAGATTTCAGTCTGATCCTTGATATTTGTCCTTTGTTACCTAAcccttttgaaattaattttattatcaGTGGGTGTTTAATAGTGAAAATTTGAGGCTCAGGCTGCAGTTTTCCATAATTTAACAGATTGGTAAAATTATGAGATATAAAAGTATTCTCAAAGTTTgatgccttggcaggtttgtgTTTAATCCCTTTTgctaaaaattattaataaatttggaatatatcttttttttcagataattcTCCATTCTATATCTTCTGTGTGATTTctattagaaaaaaatccctccacATTGAACGATGTAGCTATGTGAAATTCCAGAAGTTTTTCATAAACTGATCTCACACTAATGAGAAATATGTATTTGGGGACAGGAAGGatttaataaaaacaagaaCATCATCTCTATGCTAGTAGTAGGATGTGCCTTTTACTCTGCTGGACTGTACCAGAGCCACTCAGCTAATTTCTATTGGCTTCCAGTGATGGGTTTGTGACAGCATCTTTGACAACATGCAGTTTTCTGCCTCACATGGCATGAAAGATGGCAAAAGAATGAAGGTGGACAGTGTGAGAAAGATCACACAGCCGACactaagacaaaaaaaaatattatttgttttcttgatGAGCAGGCCTGCACAGGACAAAGCACacccatatatatatttttttagcattttcaTTCGGATTTTGAAACTGTATTTTGGGACAAATCTGACTGTCCTGTGTTGTCTCATTTAGCTGCAGCTGCACACAAGCCTATGTAACTACTGGTGACAGCAAGGAACAAAAATCAACATGAAATAactatattttttgttttgacatGCACACTAATAACATTTTATATGCCATATAACTGATTTCTTCTCAAACTTAGAGAACTGGAGAATCAGTGAGGATACTAAAACTACCAAAATAGTTGTGATTTTTCATACTTACtgtaaaaatcagattttaattttttagaaaacagCTCTTCACTTCCTTTGCTGTTTCTGATAGAGATGGCAAGGGTGGGTCCTTCTGTCTTAAAAAGACATCCAGAATTATAATCTTGATCCAATAAATAGGTGGTACATGACTTCCAAACTTGGTGCTTGCCTTCATCAAATCTGTAAATTAAATAATATTGGTAAATTGAAAACTTAACAATTAATACAAGTTAATTAACTTTTCTTactgctctttctttttttattttttcagatgcTATACCAAGGAAGGAATGAGCGTGGTATTTCTTGAAGTGACAAATTTCACAGTGGTGTGAGGGAATTCATCACCCAAACTTCACTGAATTTCCAGCCCTGGGTTTCGATGCAGTCTGAAATAATCAAGTTTCGTTCATGCTGTTGTTTTCTAACAAGAGAATGACTTGCTCAAACAGATGCTCTCATGATCCTGTTTCCAGGACTGTAGTGTGAAAAATTCTTTCACATATACAACCCAGAAACAAAGATAAGTACTATGACTGTCTTTAACCAAAATATTACACTTCTGTTAATCATTAATGATGTCAGTTAATAAGGAAAATATATACACGTATGTGGAAAAAACACTTTCAATACTGTTATTAACATTAGCACTTAGAACAATGATGGAAGAGGGACAAATCTTTCATATAATTTCTGTTGTGACTGATTGCTCACCAGGTTTATTGATTTGTATACTTCTGTAGGTTGTGAATATAAACAGGTTTCATGCTGGATATTAACAAATGTTAAAAACATTTCTAGTTCACAGAAGACTGGAATGTACTTGGATATTTCATTCTCCCAAAGTAAATCCTTTAACAATAGAGGACTAGGCACTGACAATACTCACGTGTAAAAAAATGACACATTCTCATTGGGGAAAAGCTCTCTTGTTGCCCATGTGATCTGCATCTTCTCGTTATTGAAGTTGATTATTGTGGTGTTGATGGCATATTTCCAACCTGCTCAGAACATTTACAGAGAATATGATTTCAGGATTGAGTATGAAAAACGTCCCTTGACATTAGTAGGCAATCAGTATTTCAAAGATATGTATGCAATAGATTCAGATGATCATAAAATAAGAAGACATAAGAACATCCAAAATACAAGGGAAGAGATTAATATAACCTAGAGAGGTTGATATTAGCATTTCAAAATAGTGAAATGAAGGTATGCACAGTGACATGAGAGAGAGTCTTGGCCACATGGTCCTGGGACCAAAAGGTGAAGACTGGGCATGTTCATAAGGCCTATACCTTGAGGACAACCTTCCCCGTAATAAGTGCTGAGGAAAACTATTTGGGAACTAATGCTACAGGGAATGTCTGTGTAAACTGTCAAATGTATATGGTAAGAAACAAGGAACTAACACCAGAAGTACCGACCAGTCAAGACCCACAAGAACACAGAGCAGATCAGCACAAGTGGGTGCATACTTGATATATGTCGCTCTGGCCCATTCCACCTGAAATACAAGCACAATCATTTAATGTCCTCTGACTGCAGGCAGATATTATTTCCTCTCTGCTCATCTCCTTGTTAGTGGTCTTGCTAGGGACACAAGATTCCACAACTGAAGATAAACCTGACATTGAAGAAACGGAGAAATTAAGAAGGCAAAAGGATTAGAAATCCATTCTATATcaagaattatttattttgcattctATAAGATGTGAAATTGTGCTTACTTGAGTGAATAAAGAAAATGTATCCCCAAGAAACCACTAGAAGGTAAAATTTGCAGACTGCTGTCTCCAGCTGTGAAGTGTCTACCACTAAAAATCTTTGCTGGAATATTCCTGTGTAGAAGGAGAATAGAGGATTTTAGCTTTGATTGCCGTGTACATTTTATGCCCCTCTGGATTTTGGATGAGTTTAAAATTTTAGAATATTTCTTATGAGCTTTTCATTACATCCAGTCATCCTGATTATTTCATGGGTATCAGGAATAACTAGTCTCACAGTTGCTATCTTTTGCTCTGTAATCAGCACAAAGAATGTGAGAGAGACATGGGTTCAAGTAAGCATTTTGCCTATTTTCATGCCTATATCTCTGTGTCTAAGTTCTTTATGACTACTCTAATTACAGTTAGTCAGAACATTTTAATAGAGATGTATTTGTGTTGTAACACATAGTTTTGTCAAAATCATTCAAGACAGTTATGACAAAAATCCAGGACATACTGGGTAGATGTACCTTCAGGTTTCTGCTTTGTGGCTCATGGAGCTGTGGAAAAAAGATTCTGCTCTTATTCAAGAAAAGAACTTGAAACTAACTCCTCCATCTCTTACCTAATGCCTGCAAGCTTGTTCTGTATTGTTTTCTCAAACAGAAAAATCTTGTTTACATGCTGAGGCAAAACCAGAAGTTAAAAACCTTAAAAGGTGTAACAAAATGGAGTTTATCCAGCCAGTTCTACCTCTGTTGCAACAAATTATCTATGTAGCTCATTTTTCCTAAGACTTTAAGCTCTTCGTAATTCCCTTCTGCAGGTCTAAGAGATGATCTTGTCTTTTGCTAAGGCCACTAAGAAATGTGATGGCAAAGTGCCTAACAGTCCACTTGGTCTACAATTGCACTAACACATTCTAATTTTTATGGGCTACTTTAGCATGGTTCTTCTGTGCAGTATATAGTGTAACTGAAATCCTTTACTTCTTGGACTTAGATTTTCTAGAAAAGTAGTTAAATGTGTATTTAATGTGTATTAAGTGTACAATTACATGTTCTCCATCCTTAAATAAAATTgacattataaaaaaaaataaatgttagtGAATGCAGAATATTGTAATGTCCTGAGATAATTTTTATGACTATAGAATGAATCCTTTCAATTCTCAAAATATATACTTTCTACTTTTGTATAATTAGTCTGATTGCCTGTATCTTCACTTTGAGAAAGATCTGTTAATGATCATCCTTCAATTATGAAAATAAGAACAGGAATAGGACTTGCTTTCTTAATTAGATATTTTCAAGGGTAattcatttcaaaattaatttctgatgcTGTTTCTATGTGTACAATAGTTGGACACaatgacagaaaacaaaatgctgtttgtAGGGCATGTTTTtgaaccttccactagaccaggctgctcagagctccatctgacctggccttgaacaattccagggacagggcacccacagcttctctgtgcaacCTGCTTCAGTGGCTCACAACCCCCACAGTAAAGAatgttttcctaatatctaatctgaatctagtctctttcattttaaagccattgccccttgtcctgtcactacatgcccctTTCAGAAAGTCTCTTCCCATCCCAATCGATCTGAGTTGTTCAGTCAATTTGGTCACAAGGGCTGTACAGGTacagaaaaaaggaaggaagagggaaaaaggcgTTTATAGCCTAAATACAGAACACCGTAACAGAAGCAAGGAGAGGAAAAGCTTGGTTTAAATAtctcaaagaggaaaaaactgcaATGCTATGATTTTTATCCCTCCAAGTTCAGAGTGCTAAAACAATATTAGAATGCTTATTctttctgaattaattttatCTTACTGAGCAGCataaaaaactttttaaatttttttgagaATTATATTTATGGGGAAATTGTTAGAATTAAGAGGCATAGCACAGGTTCATTAATTGTGAGAGAGAGCACACAGAAATTGCTTATCTAAAATTTTTTTGCTCATCTGACAATAAATATGGTGACAATATTTAGACTGAATTTGCTTCTTGAATATGTAATGTATGTTTGGAAATCTCCTTGAAACTGTAACTATATATCCTATAATCTGccagcagaaaaataaagattttgatAAAGTTGCAAGCCACCCTTCCATCTCTGTGCAGGCCAATTCTTGAAATCCTTTTTCAGGGTGCCAAATTTTCCCTCAATACCCATGTGAAAAGGACACCAGCATTAAAGATCTGAATCCCATAACATTCTTTTAATAGGAAGTTTCATCTCTTCAAACTCTCAATGGGTTAGT
Encoded here:
- the CRLF2 gene encoding cytokine receptor-like factor 2 isoform X4, with the protein product MTAHLFTVCCAIPTMRPIFQAYLMIFILGNLVASQSSGWKYAINTTIINFNNEKMQITWATRELFPNENVSFFYTFDEGKHQVWKSCTTYLLDQDYNSGCLFKTEGPTLAISIRNSKGSEELFSKKLKSDFYIKPNRPENVTFFWKEDTVTVSCNKPERAARCLRLELQYKSKFDKEWQSRTSKCCSVAEQGFDPRKCYSFRVRLGRLVPYCNVVNYTSDWEAETFWMNGMLLDSCDDDTTSQSNTVIVLSCLLAVLLMMLILLILLCKWQRVQMSILPAIPDPKYLFADLFNDHNGNLQEWLDKNDQVVLQTKLEYEEPESITEAESQQEDGKNSDKQEPLEKTFTFSGAAENNDVKAAEIACLKPTSSTMASFAGFHILRNDDTYVML
- the CRLF2 gene encoding cytokine receptor-like factor 2 isoform X2, with the translated sequence MKKKTRLVRGIITCGTNIPSRRKCLLCHSNHETHLSSIFNDLHTGQPCGFSVFWWNGPERHISSMHPLVLICSVFLWVLTGWKYAINTTIINFNNEKMQITWATRELFPNENVSFFYTFDEGKHQVWKSCTTYLLDQDYNSGCLFKTEGPTLAISIRNSKGSEELFSKKLKSDFYIKPNRPENVTFFWKEDTVTVSCNKPERAARCLRLELQYKSKFDKEWQSRTSKCCSVAEQGFDPRKCYSFRVRLGRLVPYCNVVNYTSDWEAETFWMNGMLLDSCDDDTTSQSNTVIVLSCLLAVLLMMLILLILLCKWQRVQMSILPAIPDPKYLFADLFNDHNGNLQEWLDKNDQVVLQTKLEYEEPESITEAESQQEDGKNSDKQEPLEKTFTFSGAAENNDVKAAEIACLKPTSSTMASFAGFHILRNDDTYVML
- the CRLF2 gene encoding cytokine receptor-like factor 2 isoform X1, which translates into the protein MKKSNQYMKKKTRLVRGIITCGTNIPSRRKCLLCHSNHETHLSSIFNDLHTGQPCGFSVFWWNGPERHISSMHPLVLICSVFLWVLTGWKYAINTTIINFNNEKMQITWATRELFPNENVSFFYTFDEGKHQVWKSCTTYLLDQDYNSGCLFKTEGPTLAISIRNSKGSEELFSKKLKSDFYIKPNRPENVTFFWKEDTVTVSCNKPERAARCLRLELQYKSKFDKEWQSRTSKCCSVAEQGFDPRKCYSFRVRLGRLVPYCNVVNYTSDWEAETFWMNGMLLDSCDDDTTSQSNTVIVLSCLLAVLLMMLILLILLCKWQRVQMSILPAIPDPKYLFADLFNDHNGNLQEWLDKNDQVVLQTKLEYEEPESITEAESQQEDGKNSDKQEPLEKTFTFSGAAENNDVKAAEIACLKPTSSTMASFAGFHILRNDDTYVML
- the CRLF2 gene encoding cytokine receptor-like factor 2 isoform X5 — translated: MRPIFQAYLMIFILGNLVASQSSGWKYAINTTIINFNNEKMQITWATRELFPNENVSFFYTFDEGKHQVWKSCTTYLLDQDYNSGCLFKTEGPTLAISIRNSKGSEELFSKKLKSDFYIKPNRPENVTFFWKEDTVTVSCNKPERAARCLRLELQYKSKFDKEWQSRTSKCCSVAEQGFDPRKCYSFRVRLGRLVPYCNVVNYTSDWEAETFWMNGMLLDSCDDDTTSQSNTVIVLSCLLAVLLMMLILLILLCKWQRVQMSILPAIPDPKYLFADLFNDHNGNLQEWLDKNDQVVLQTKLEYEEPESITEAESQQEDGKNSDKQEPLEKTFTFSGAAENNDVKAAEIACLKPTSSTMASFAGFHILRNDDTYVML